From the Lolium rigidum isolate FL_2022 chromosome 2, APGP_CSIRO_Lrig_0.1, whole genome shotgun sequence genome, one window contains:
- the LOC124690660 gene encoding ATP-dependent DNA helicase DDM1-like, whose amino-acid sequence MAGATVKPYLIKGVKWLKFLWQNGLNGILEDPVEFGAVFQTLLFLAHLKESGSHGPYMIVTAEPSSHISYWLKGIRLFPTMKKLIYFGDKNSRANWRRELVYKIVGPDFPIILTTYRTAMLDKGWLADYKWKYVVLDESDQMKKWEYEILEKLKHRPVDNKLLLVRSHSTKSLADLRSLLKFALPPVLSCLEEFDSWFKFSGKEGEEQQTEEERRTYLSKLHAILRPFLLRQMEDVENKVPQKKSATCYKAKVVQHPNAIGVKCSKNHATKEVTRTGVESCQEVAAEYVSETNRKGSADMRSSQFYLEGNEVVKRQRTNDALITPLGESNSAVHAHVQVTKSTSSELIFKALQDIPDLARADILRAYSTLTRDDRQFESLMVLPMDMRKDWLLMEIGNK is encoded by the exons ATGGCTGGTGCCACGGTGAAGCCTTACTTGATAAAGGGTGTCAAGTGGCTAAAATTTCTGTGGCAGAATGGGCTAAATGGGATACTAGAGGATCCAGTGGAATTCGGGGCAGTATTCCAGACACTTTTATTTCTTGCTCATCTCAAGGAAAGTGGTTCGCACGGTCCATACATGATAGTTACGGCCGAGCCCTCGAGTCATATCTCATACTGGTTGAAAGGGATAAG ATTGTTCCCCACTATGAAGAAACTGATTTATTTTGGAGATAAAAACAGTCGGGCAAACTGGAGGAGAGAGTTAGTGTACAAAATTGTTGGCCCTGATTTTCCGATCATATTAACTACATATCGTACGGCCATGTTAGACAAAGGATGGCTGGCTGATTATAAGTGGAAATATGTTGTTCTGGATGAG AGTGATCAAATGAAGAAGTGGGAATACGAAATATTGGAGAAGTTAAAGCACCGGCCAGTGGATAATAAGCTCCTTTTGGTAAGGTCACATTCTACAAAGAGCCTAGCAGATCTGCGGTCGCTATTGAAGTTTGCGTTGCCTCCTGTGCTCTCATGTCTTGAGGAATTTGATTCATG GTTTAAATTTTCTGGCAAAGAAGGCGAGGAACAACAAACTGAAGAGGAAAGGAGGACCTATCTTTCGAAGCTTCATGCCATTTTGCGTCCATTCCTTCTAAGGCAGATGGAGGATGTAGAAAACAAGGTCCCCCAAAAGAAAAGTGCCACATGCTACAAGGCTAAAGTTGTTCAGCACCCGAATGCAATTGGCGTCAAATGCTCTAAAAACCATGCAACGAAAGAAGTCACAAGGACTGGTGTTGAGAGTTGTCAA GAGGTAGCAGCAGAGTATGTTTCTGAAACAAATAGGAAAGGTAGTGCTGACATGCGATCCAGTCAATTTTACCTGGAAGGCAATGAGGTTGTAAAGAGGCAGCGAACAAATGATGCGCTTATCACACCGCTTGGAGAAAGCAATTCAGCTGTGCATGCGCATGTGCAAGTGACCAAGTCAACTTCCTCTGAGCTAATCTTCAAGGCACTCCAAGACATACCTGACTTGGCCCGTGCTGATATTCTAAGAGCTTACAGTACTCTTACCCGTGATGATCGCCAGTTTGAATCTCTTATGGTGCTCCCAATGGACATGAGGAAGGATTGGCTGCTCATGGAGATTGGAAACAAGTAA
- the LOC124690659 gene encoding patatin-like protein 1, which yields MALSVPASSLLVPLLIITITIVQFSVPAATSNVSFGRTTAHIEVGGFEDVCHGARPSTPAQMVNVLTIDGGGIRGLIPGTILAYLEGKLQDLDGPNSRLADYFDCIAGTSTGGLIAAMLTAPGEDNRPLFAAKDINPFYIENGPAIFPQRTSTFISFMASLMRPKYDGKYLRSKIKSMLGNTRVRNTLTNIVIPTFDIQLLHPIIFSTYDAKNMPLKDALLSDVCISTSAAPTYLPPHYFQTSDADGKTREYNLIDGGVAANNPTLIAMTQIIKNIMRKGKETMYQAKQTDCKFRVVSIGTGSSSDHGLYTAKQSSRWGTIRWLMPIVDIFMEASSGVVDIQASMLFQWLHRKANYLRIQDNSLRGAAATVDVATPENMQELIRIGERMLDEPVSRVDVETGKYVVVPGAGSNAKALARLARQLWEESRTRKRHSASGGE from the exons ATGGCTCTCTCCGTGCCAGCAAGCAGCCTTCTGGTGCCGCtactcatcatcaccatcaccattgtTCAATTTTCGGTTCCGGCCGCCACAAGTAACGTCTCATTCGGTCGAACCACCGCACATATAGAAGTCGGCGGATTTGAGGACGTGTGCCACGGCGCCCGGCCGAGTACGCCGGCGCAGATGGTGAATGTCCTCACCATCGATGGGGGTGGTATAAGGGGCCTTATACCGGGTACCATCCTCGCCTACCTCGAAGGCAAACTCCAGGATCTTGACGGGCCTAACTCAAGGCTCGCAGATTACTTTGATTGCATTGCCGGCACGAGCACCGGTGGCCTCATCGCAGCGATGCTGACCGCACCCGGCGAAGACAACCGCCCACTCTTCGCCGCCAAGGACATCAACCCGTTCTACATCGAGAACGGCCCGGCTATCTTCCCCCAAAG GACGAGCACGTTCATCTCTTTTATGGCATCGCTGATGCGCCCGAAGTATGATGGCAAGTATCTGCGCAGCAAGATTAAGAGCATGCTTGGCAACACGAGGGTGCGCAATACGCTCACCAACATTGTGATACCAACGTTCGACATCCAGCTGCTccatcccatcatcttctccacatacGAT GCCAAGAACATGCCTCTGAAGGACGCACTGCTCTCAGATGTCTGTATCAGCACCTCCGCTGCTCCAACCTACCTCCCACCTCACTACTTCCAGACCAGTGACGCCGATGGCAAGACGCGCGAGTACAATCTCATTGACGGCGGTGTCGCCGCTAACAATCCG ACATTAATTGCCATGACGCAGATCATCAAGAACATCATGAGAAAAGGCAAGGAGACAATGTACCAAGCGAAGCAGACGGACTGCAAATTCCGGGTGGTGTCCATCGGGACCGGGTCATCGTCAGATCATGGTCTCTACACGGCAAAGCAGTCCTCCCGGTGGGGCACCATCAGGTGGCTGATGCCCATCGTTGACATTTTCATGGAGGCCAGCTCCGGTGTCGTCGACATCCAGGCTTCCATGCTCTTCCAGTGGTTGCACCGCAAAGCCAACTACCTCCGCATCCAGGACAACTCGCTCCGGGGCGCGGCGGCCACTGTGGACGTGGCTACGCCGGAGAACATGCAGGAGCTTATAAGGATTGGTGAGCGGATGCTTGATGAGCCCGTATCAAGGGTTGACGTCGAGACAGGAAAGTATGTGGTTGTTCCTGGGGCGGGGAGCAACGCAAAAGCGCTCGCCAGGCTCGCGAGGCAGCTTTGGGAGGAAAGCAGGACGAGGAAGCGGCATAGCGCAAGCGGTGGAGAGTAG